The sequence below is a genomic window from Williamwhitmania sp..
CTACCGCAACCTTATTATCTCCATTTCGGAGGATATTCGGGTGATCCTTATCAAGTTGGCCGACCGCCTCGAGATTATGCGATCGCTCAACCATTTCCCCAAGGAGCAGCAGGTTGCCAAAGCGCGTGAAACCTTTAACCTATATGCTCCGCTAGCCCACAAGCTTGGTCTCTACAAGGTGAAAAGCGAGATGGAAGACCTCTCCATGAAGTTCACCGAAAATGAGGAATACAAATCCATCATAAAGAAATTAAGAAATACCACTGCTGTCCGAAATAAGTTCATTCGGGAGTTTATGGAGCCAATTGAGCAAAAGCTGATTGCAGAAAATTTCGACTTCGAAATAAAGGGGAGGACCAAATCGGTATTCTCCATTTGGAAAAAAATCCAGAAGCAGAATGTTCCATTCGAAAAGGTTTACGACGTTTTTGCCATCCGCATTATTCTAAACTCACCTTTGGAAAGAGAGAAAATCGACTGCTGGCGTGCATATTCAATGGTTACCGACCGCTATATCCCCAATCCTGACCGTCTGCGCGACTGGATTTCGGTTCCTAAGTCAAACGGCTACGAATCACTCCATACCACGGTAATTGGGCCGGACGGAAGATGGGTGGAGGTGCAGATACGCTCCCGCCGCATGGACGACATTGCAGAGCGCGGACTTGCAGCACACTGGCGTTACAAAGGCATTCGACAGGAAGCTGGCATTGATGAGTGGCTCTCACAAATTCGGAATATCATCGAAACACCCGACATCTCACCCGAGGAGATGGTGAGTTCTTTTAAGCTAAACCTGCACAGCAAGGAGATATTTGTGTTTACTCCAAACGGCGACCTCAAGAAGCTACCCGTTGGATCCACCGTGCTCGATTTTGCCTTTGAAATTCATAGCAACGTTGGCTACCACTGCGTTGGCGCAAAGGTAAACCAGAAAAATGCCACCATTCGTGACGAACTAAAAAATGGTGATCTGGTGGAGGTTACCATCTCCAAGAACCAAAAGCCAAAGAAGGATTGGCTCAGCTTTGTGGTTACCTCCAAGGCGAAGTCAAAAATAAAGCAAAGCCTCAAGGAGAATGTGCTGCAGCTTGCCAACCTTGGCAAGGAGATGCTGGAGCGAAGGCTTAAAAATTGGAAACTCAACCTCGACGATGAGGTGGTGAACAGGCTGATAAAACATTTTAAAATAAAGGACGCCACCGACCTCTATACCGCCATTTTCCAAGAAAAGATTGATCTCGGTGCCATTAAATCACTGCTGAGCGCCGATGAGGAGAAAAAGGCAGAGCCTACTCCACCTGCTGCAAAAAAGGTTTATGAGCACCACCATCCTAAGTTCAACGATTATTTAATTATCGATGAGCGTCTCGATAGCATTGACTACAAGTTGGCCAAGTGCTGCAACCCGATCCCTGGCGACGATATTTTTGGCTTTGTCACCATAAGCGAGGGTATTAAGGTACACCGTAGCAGCTGTCCAAATGCCAGCAGGCTCAGGGAACGCTACTCTTACCGCATCTTAAACGCTAAGTGGCGTGACCAAGAGGACTCAGGTGCCTTTCAAGTCACCATTAAGATTGTGGGCTACGATGAGCTGGGTATAGTAAACCGTATTTCTGAGGTTGTTTCCAAGGAGATGCAGCTCAACATGCGCGCCATTGCCATTGAATCCAAGGGCTCCAGCTTCGTTGGTACTCTTAAAGTGTTTATAGAGCACTCCAGCCAGCTGGGCAATCTACTCAGCAGACTTCAAAAAATTAAGGGAATTCAGCGAGCCATTCGGGTGAATAGGTAGGTTGAGGAGTTGTGAGTTGTGAGTTGTGAGTTGTGAGTTGTGAGTTGTGAGTTGTGAGTTGTGAGTCCGAGCGCAGCGGAGATCCCGATTTTTCGGGGTTGTGTTTCTAATTTGTCTACGGCGAACTCCCTTCGGTCGGTTCTAGCTTCTAGTTTCTAATTTCTCATAAGTGTATTCTGTCCTTCTAAAACATAGGCAACGACTGAGTATATCCAGAGAAGCCTATTCAATTAAATGAATTACCAATGAGACTTGCAAATCGATAGCGCTTAATGTCAATAAAAAACGGTTAAAACGAAAATTTACTGAACGTTGGCAAATACTAAAGGATTGATAGAATACCAATAATAATTACGATTAGACACCATGATGTCGGAAAGAGAATCGAAAAAAAAGTGGGAATTATTGTCTTAGTGATTTACGAAAATGAGTAGACTAATTAGACTCCATTTAATAAGTAAAGGATTACGCCATAATGGCATAACCTTAATTTTGGCATCATATTTGTCAAATTCAAAAAAACAAAGCAAAATGAACTTATAGACTACCCATCTCTAAGTTCATAATTTTGTTCAAAGGTAAGAAGTTTAAAATTGTATACAAGGGTAAGGTGAAATAATAGCATAAAAAAATAAGCTTAGGGAATAAACCCTAACATATCCTACTTATTAATAATTATCTAAACATTATAATACTAATATGGTTAATATAACTTTAAACGAAGTAGAGGTAACTTACCTCTTAAAACAACGTCCTGAAACAAAGAAAAACGGTGGTTTTCAAGAACTATTTGTGATACTTCAGGAAAGGTTTGATTATTCAACCAGTACCTTAACTCTTGACAATGATTTAACGGAACGAATTGTCAGATATAAAGGCAATTATGGCACTGGTGGATACCAATCAAGGCTAAGAAAAATATTCGGTAGAACATTATTGGCCTAACTCGTAAATTGAGTAATGATATGATGATATTTCCATTCCTGATTATTCCTTAAAATTATATCTGAAAAGGTTTATTCTGGAGATTAACAATGAAAAAGGAGTCTTAACTATAAGACTCCTTTTTCATTTAAGGTATAGTGTTGTAAATTATTCTTGTAATAAACCTAAAGTATATGTTTCCAATATTCATCAAAAACGCCCAACTCAAATATAAGTAAAACAATCTCTTGACTTTAGCAAAAAACAGTATCTTCAACGCAGCATACTACTACACTCACTATCAACCTTAGCATAAAGATGAAAAGATATTTGATTGTTTTGGGGTTCTGTATTACAGCAATTTCCACTTTTGCCCAGCAACCTGCTTCCGATTTTGTTCAGTATGTAAAGCCGTTAACCGGAACAAAAAACATGGGGCACACCTACCCCGGCGCAACCGTTCCATTTGGAATGGTGCAGCTCAGCCCCGATACTGACACCATTAGCTACGAAGCTGGTGGAAAGTATAATCCCAATGTTTACCGCTACTGTGCAGGATATCAGTATTCCGACTCTACCATAGTTGGGTTTAGCCATACGCACTTCAGCGGCACAGGACACTCCGACCTTGGCGATTTTCTCATTATGCCTACGGTAGGGGCATTACACCTCAATCCGGGAACAGCGGAGAATCCATCGACGGGCTATCGCTCACGATACAGCCATGCCACCGAGGTAGCCATTCCCGACTACTACAAGGTGGAACTTGCCGATTACGGAATAAAGGCAGAGTTAACAGCAACTACCCGCGTTGGCTTCCATCGATACACATTCCCCAAAACTGCCGATGCGCACGTAATCCTCGACCTCATCCACGGTATTTACAACTACCCTGGAAAAGATGTTTGGACCTTTGTAAGGGTAGAAAACGATACGTTGGTTACCGGTTATCGGCAAACAACCGGCTGGGCAAGAACCCGAACGCTCTACTTCGCCATGGTCTTCTCCCGTCCCATCAAGGAGTATGGTCAACAGAAGCTGGACAAGTCAGTCTACCGAGGATTTTGGCGCAAGTTTGACGAGACCAAAAATTTCCCTGAA
It includes:
- a CDS encoding RelA/SpoT family protein is translated as MEETRPKEHKQVIYRFKALLKAGEHILEKNDVQLIKEAYKLAAETHQNMRRSSGEPYLFHPVAVARIVLEEIGLGATSVIAALLHDTTRFGGIPIIEIEKRFGKDVASIINSLNRIAAINHSKDIDQSENYRNLIISISEDIRVILIKLADRLEIMRSLNHFPKEQQVAKARETFNLYAPLAHKLGLYKVKSEMEDLSMKFTENEEYKSIIKKLRNTTAVRNKFIREFMEPIEQKLIAENFDFEIKGRTKSVFSIWKKIQKQNVPFEKVYDVFAIRIILNSPLEREKIDCWRAYSMVTDRYIPNPDRLRDWISVPKSNGYESLHTTVIGPDGRWVEVQIRSRRMDDIAERGLAAHWRYKGIRQEAGIDEWLSQIRNIIETPDISPEEMVSSFKLNLHSKEIFVFTPNGDLKKLPVGSTVLDFAFEIHSNVGYHCVGAKVNQKNATIRDELKNGDLVEVTISKNQKPKKDWLSFVVTSKAKSKIKQSLKENVLQLANLGKEMLERRLKNWKLNLDDEVVNRLIKHFKIKDATDLYTAIFQEKIDLGAIKSLLSADEEKKAEPTPPAAKKVYEHHHPKFNDYLIIDERLDSIDYKLAKCCNPIPGDDIFGFVTISEGIKVHRSSCPNASRLRERYSYRILNAKWRDQEDSGAFQVTIKIVGYDELGIVNRISEVVSKEMQLNMRAIAIESKGSSFVGTLKVFIEHSSQLGNLLSRLQKIKGIQRAIRVNR